The following coding sequences are from one Lysinibacillus sp. FSL W8-0992 window:
- a CDS encoding nucleoside-diphosphate sugar epimerase, with amino-acid sequence MNKKKKELIKKLSTDALEDLKLLNEEFEQIKSKGNKKKNRKLEEMGFIGDYELESLYEKRKDRKYAALTVELYALVEQLLKDIYKVVKPGDKYKNSSKKNVILDLEEKLKGNFTFENNTQLLANLRSHVVHVDFSLKKARLIFDKSSKSNKKLFKKLLNEVENYITKNLDC; translated from the coding sequence ATGAATAAAAAAAAGAAAGAGTTAATAAAAAAATTAAGTACAGATGCTTTAGAGGATTTAAAACTATTAAACGAAGAGTTTGAGCAAATTAAATCAAAGGGCAATAAGAAAAAGAATAGAAAACTTGAGGAAATGGGTTTTATCGGAGACTATGAATTAGAAAGTCTGTATGAAAAACGCAAAGATAGAAAATACGCCGCATTAACTGTCGAATTGTACGCTCTAGTAGAACAACTCTTGAAAGACATATATAAAGTGGTTAAACCAGGGGATAAATATAAAAATAGTTCTAAAAAAAATGTGATTCTTGATTTAGAGGAAAAACTTAAGGGGAATTTCACATTTGAAAATAACACTCAATTGTTAGCAAATTTACGATCGCATGTTGTACATGTTGATTTTTCATTAAAAAAAGCGAGATTAATATTTGATAAAAGTTCAAAATCTAATAAAAAATTGTTTAAAAAATTGTTAAATGAAGTGGAAAACTATATAACAAAAAATTTAGATTGTTAA
- a CDS encoding hemoblobin-interacting domain-containing protein yields the protein MHQVVRSTPFVFSFNDDLAWRAAFTSFTFTHNMYGSNVFDYTNEAKFTNGQLEFLNRRFLQDGTWIITIKATGYPDTIVTVISGL from the coding sequence ATCCACCAGGTAGTAAGGTCTACACCTTTTGTATTTAGTTTTAATGATGATTTGGCTTGGAGAGCTGCATTTACGAGCTTCACGTTTACTCATAATATGTATGGATCTAATGTCTTTGATTACACAAATGAGGCAAAATTTACCAACGGACAACTTGAGTTTCTAAATCGTAGGTTCCTTCAAGATGGAACTTGGATAATAACTATTAAAGCTACAGGGTACCCAGATACAATTGTCACGGTTATTTCAGGCCTATAA
- a CDS encoding holin — MDLTNIFMIAMVMVAIVLAVSEVLKKTFKINTQYMPITSVVIGIFIGIVCWPLSEYPAYVMLMAGFVAGLTASGTFDLLKAAKKEGEQ, encoded by the coding sequence ATGGATTTAACAAACATTTTTATGATTGCAATGGTGATGGTAGCTATCGTATTAGCTGTTTCGGAGGTACTGAAAAAGACATTTAAAATTAATACGCAATACATGCCAATCACATCCGTTGTGATTGGTATTTTTATTGGCATAGTTTGTTGGCCGTTATCAGAGTATCCAGCATACGTCATGTTGATGGCTGGCTTTGTGGCTGGTCTAACAGCTTCGGGAACTTTTGATTTACTAAAGGCTGCTAAAAAAGAAGGTGAGCAATAA